Proteins from a genomic interval of Equus quagga isolate Etosha38 chromosome 13, UCLA_HA_Equagga_1.0, whole genome shotgun sequence:
- the LOC124250991 gene encoding myomegalin-like isoform X1, with product MLQMKTGMNQPLDKKGPTERGVNEQKTQPEKAEFSCVSHSGSYYSLIQDQARELTHLREQMKIGRAVSSGLIQHVKNTVKTFEELLSSNKIDHYMEQHFREQLAKGSQLAESLASKFSVDDCISKKNQSGQTLRTLSILREMHKMGKVTKVQETKQDAQPQTRSQIRSSSLAETAVHGSSSSTSALLAKQEVRPEVDVANVSPATPADSASLPSNHSEARCAQPFYPPLSGTTQPSRTPDCGHHGSSSSWDEMRPQKMNASGNLSSFSSLYRPNSKPSGADLLEKNLVEIHNLRQRLEESVCINDRLRERLEHVLSNADQGKSRKGTVQSAPDVSLATPHSYTQSHSSGSGQNIL from the exons ATGCTTCAAATGAAGACTGGGATGAATCAGCCCTTAGACAAGAAGGGACCTACTGAGAGAGGAGTGAATGAGCAGAAGACTCAGCCTGAGAAAGCAGAATTCTCCTGTGTGTCCCATAGTGG GAGTTATTATTCCTTGATCCAGGATCAGGCTCGAGAGTTGACCCATCTGCGGGAGCAGATGAAGATTGGGAGAGCTGTCTCTTCCGGTCTCATCCAGCATGTCAAGAACACAGTGAAGACCTTTGAGGAGCTCCTCAGCAGCAATAAAATTGACCACTACATGGAGCAGCACTTCCGTGAGCAGCTGGCCAAGGGAAGCCAGCTGGCAGAGAGCCTCGCCAGCAAATTCAGCGTGG ATGACTGTATAAGTAAGAAGAATCAATCAGGACAGACGCTGCGGACCCTCAG TATCTTAAGAGAGATGCATAAGATGGGTAAAGTGACGAAAGTCCAAGAGACCAAGCAGGATGCCCAGCCTCAGACTCGGTCCCAGATCCGCTCCAGCAGCCTCGCTGAGACGGCCGTCCATGGCTCCAGCAGCAGCACCTCCGCTCTGCTTGCTAAGCAGGAAGTGCGCCCTGAGGTGGATGTGGCCA ATGTCAGCCCAGCCACTCCTGCTGATTCAGCTTCATTGCCCAGCAACCATTCAGAAGCCAGATGTGCCCAGCCCTTCTATCCTCCTCTGAGTGGCACCACACAGCCGAGCAGGACACCAGACTGTGGGCACCATGGTAGCAGCAGCTCATGGGACGAGATGAGGCCTCAGAAAATGAATGCATCAGGGAACCtatcctccttctcttctttgtaCCGGCCCAACTCCAAGCCCTCTG GGGCCGACCTGCTGGAGAAGAATCTTGTTGAGATCCACAACCTGCGCCAGCGCCTGGAGGAGTCTGTCTGCATCAATGACCGCCTGCGGGAGAGGCTAGAACATGTGCTCAGCAATGCTGACCAAGGAAAAAGTAGGAAAG GCACTGTGCAGTCAGCTCCGGATGTCTCCCTTGCAACTCCTCATTCATACACTCAGAGTCACTCTTCTGGCTCTGGTCAGAACATCTTGTGA
- the LOC124250991 gene encoding myomegalin-like isoform X2 codes for MLQMKTGMNQPLDKKGPTERGVNEQKTQPEKAEFSCVSHSGSYYSLIQDQARELTHLREQMKIGRAVSSGLIQHVKNTVKTFEELLSSNKIDHYMEQHFREQLAKGSQLAESLASKFSVDDCISKKNQSGQTLRTLSILREMHKMGKVTKVQETKQDAQPQTRSQIRSSSLAETAVHGSSSSTSALLAKQEVRPEVDVANVSPATPADSASLPSNHSEARCAQPFYPPLSGTTQPSRTPDCGHHGSSSSWDEMRPQKMNASGNLSSFSSLYRPNSKPSGADLLEKNLVEIHNLRQRLEESVCINDRLRERLEHVLSNADQGKSTVQSAPDVSLATPHSYTQSHSSGSGQNIL; via the exons ATGCTTCAAATGAAGACTGGGATGAATCAGCCCTTAGACAAGAAGGGACCTACTGAGAGAGGAGTGAATGAGCAGAAGACTCAGCCTGAGAAAGCAGAATTCTCCTGTGTGTCCCATAGTGG GAGTTATTATTCCTTGATCCAGGATCAGGCTCGAGAGTTGACCCATCTGCGGGAGCAGATGAAGATTGGGAGAGCTGTCTCTTCCGGTCTCATCCAGCATGTCAAGAACACAGTGAAGACCTTTGAGGAGCTCCTCAGCAGCAATAAAATTGACCACTACATGGAGCAGCACTTCCGTGAGCAGCTGGCCAAGGGAAGCCAGCTGGCAGAGAGCCTCGCCAGCAAATTCAGCGTGG ATGACTGTATAAGTAAGAAGAATCAATCAGGACAGACGCTGCGGACCCTCAG TATCTTAAGAGAGATGCATAAGATGGGTAAAGTGACGAAAGTCCAAGAGACCAAGCAGGATGCCCAGCCTCAGACTCGGTCCCAGATCCGCTCCAGCAGCCTCGCTGAGACGGCCGTCCATGGCTCCAGCAGCAGCACCTCCGCTCTGCTTGCTAAGCAGGAAGTGCGCCCTGAGGTGGATGTGGCCA ATGTCAGCCCAGCCACTCCTGCTGATTCAGCTTCATTGCCCAGCAACCATTCAGAAGCCAGATGTGCCCAGCCCTTCTATCCTCCTCTGAGTGGCACCACACAGCCGAGCAGGACACCAGACTGTGGGCACCATGGTAGCAGCAGCTCATGGGACGAGATGAGGCCTCAGAAAATGAATGCATCAGGGAACCtatcctccttctcttctttgtaCCGGCCCAACTCCAAGCCCTCTG GGGCCGACCTGCTGGAGAAGAATCTTGTTGAGATCCACAACCTGCGCCAGCGCCTGGAGGAGTCTGTCTGCATCAATGACCGCCTGCGGGAGAGGCTAGAACATGTGCTCAGCAATGCTGACCAAGGAAAAA GCACTGTGCAGTCAGCTCCGGATGTCTCCCTTGCAACTCCTCATTCATACACTCAGAGTCACTCTTCTGGCTCTGGTCAGAACATCTTGTGA
- the LOC124250991 gene encoding myomegalin-like isoform X3 → MLQMKTGMNQPLDKKGPTERGVNEQKTQPEKAEFSCVSHSGSYYSLIQDQARELTHLREQMKIGRAVSSGLIQHVKNTVKTFEELLSSNKIDHYMEQHFREQLAKGSQLAESLASKFSVDDCISKKNQSGQTLRTLSILREMHKMGKVTKVQETKQDAQPQTRSQIRSSSLAETAVHGSSSSTSALLAKQEVRPEVDVANVSPATPADSASLPSNHSEARCAQPFYPPLSGTTQPSRTPDCGHHGSSSSWDEMRPQKMNASGNLSSFSSLYRPNSKPSGTVQSAPDVSLATPHSYTQSHSSGSGQNIL, encoded by the exons ATGCTTCAAATGAAGACTGGGATGAATCAGCCCTTAGACAAGAAGGGACCTACTGAGAGAGGAGTGAATGAGCAGAAGACTCAGCCTGAGAAAGCAGAATTCTCCTGTGTGTCCCATAGTGG GAGTTATTATTCCTTGATCCAGGATCAGGCTCGAGAGTTGACCCATCTGCGGGAGCAGATGAAGATTGGGAGAGCTGTCTCTTCCGGTCTCATCCAGCATGTCAAGAACACAGTGAAGACCTTTGAGGAGCTCCTCAGCAGCAATAAAATTGACCACTACATGGAGCAGCACTTCCGTGAGCAGCTGGCCAAGGGAAGCCAGCTGGCAGAGAGCCTCGCCAGCAAATTCAGCGTGG ATGACTGTATAAGTAAGAAGAATCAATCAGGACAGACGCTGCGGACCCTCAG TATCTTAAGAGAGATGCATAAGATGGGTAAAGTGACGAAAGTCCAAGAGACCAAGCAGGATGCCCAGCCTCAGACTCGGTCCCAGATCCGCTCCAGCAGCCTCGCTGAGACGGCCGTCCATGGCTCCAGCAGCAGCACCTCCGCTCTGCTTGCTAAGCAGGAAGTGCGCCCTGAGGTGGATGTGGCCA ATGTCAGCCCAGCCACTCCTGCTGATTCAGCTTCATTGCCCAGCAACCATTCAGAAGCCAGATGTGCCCAGCCCTTCTATCCTCCTCTGAGTGGCACCACACAGCCGAGCAGGACACCAGACTGTGGGCACCATGGTAGCAGCAGCTCATGGGACGAGATGAGGCCTCAGAAAATGAATGCATCAGGGAACCtatcctccttctcttctttgtaCCGGCCCAACTCCAAGCCCTCTG GCACTGTGCAGTCAGCTCCGGATGTCTCCCTTGCAACTCCTCATTCATACACTCAGAGTCACTCTTCTGGCTCTGGTCAGAACATCTTGTGA
- the LOC124250991 gene encoding myomegalin-like isoform X5, whose amino-acid sequence MLQMKTGMNQPLDKKGPTERGVNEQKTQPEKAEFSCVSHSGSYYSLIQDQARELTHLREQMKIGRAVSSGLIQHVKNTVKTFEELLSSNKIDHYMEQHFREQLAKGSQLAESLASKFSVDDCISKKNQSGQTLRTLSILREMHKMGKVTKVQETKQDAQPQTRSQIRSSSLAETAVHGSSSSTSALLAKQEVRPEVDVARADLLEKNLVEIHNLRQRLEESVCINDRLRERLEHVLSNADQGKSRKGTVQSAPDVSLATPHSYTQSHSSGSGQNIL is encoded by the exons ATGCTTCAAATGAAGACTGGGATGAATCAGCCCTTAGACAAGAAGGGACCTACTGAGAGAGGAGTGAATGAGCAGAAGACTCAGCCTGAGAAAGCAGAATTCTCCTGTGTGTCCCATAGTGG GAGTTATTATTCCTTGATCCAGGATCAGGCTCGAGAGTTGACCCATCTGCGGGAGCAGATGAAGATTGGGAGAGCTGTCTCTTCCGGTCTCATCCAGCATGTCAAGAACACAGTGAAGACCTTTGAGGAGCTCCTCAGCAGCAATAAAATTGACCACTACATGGAGCAGCACTTCCGTGAGCAGCTGGCCAAGGGAAGCCAGCTGGCAGAGAGCCTCGCCAGCAAATTCAGCGTGG ATGACTGTATAAGTAAGAAGAATCAATCAGGACAGACGCTGCGGACCCTCAG TATCTTAAGAGAGATGCATAAGATGGGTAAAGTGACGAAAGTCCAAGAGACCAAGCAGGATGCCCAGCCTCAGACTCGGTCCCAGATCCGCTCCAGCAGCCTCGCTGAGACGGCCGTCCATGGCTCCAGCAGCAGCACCTCCGCTCTGCTTGCTAAGCAGGAAGTGCGCCCTGAGGTGGATGTGGCCA GGGCCGACCTGCTGGAGAAGAATCTTGTTGAGATCCACAACCTGCGCCAGCGCCTGGAGGAGTCTGTCTGCATCAATGACCGCCTGCGGGAGAGGCTAGAACATGTGCTCAGCAATGCTGACCAAGGAAAAAGTAGGAAAG GCACTGTGCAGTCAGCTCCGGATGTCTCCCTTGCAACTCCTCATTCATACACTCAGAGTCACTCTTCTGGCTCTGGTCAGAACATCTTGTGA
- the LOC124250991 gene encoding myomegalin-like isoform X4, translating into MKIGRAVSSGLIQHVKNTVKTFEELLSSNKIDHYMEQHFREQLAKGSQLAESLASKFSVDDCISKKNQSGQTLRTLSILREMHKMGKVTKVQETKQDAQPQTRSQIRSSSLAETAVHGSSSSTSALLAKQEVRPEVDVANVSPATPADSASLPSNHSEARCAQPFYPPLSGTTQPSRTPDCGHHGSSSSWDEMRPQKMNASGNLSSFSSLYRPNSKPSGADLLEKNLVEIHNLRQRLEESVCINDRLRERLEHVLSNADQGKSRKGTVQSAPDVSLATPHSYTQSHSSGSGQNIL; encoded by the exons ATGAAGATTGGGAGAGCTGTCTCTTCCGGTCTCATCCAGCATGTCAAGAACACAGTGAAGACCTTTGAGGAGCTCCTCAGCAGCAATAAAATTGACCACTACATGGAGCAGCACTTCCGTGAGCAGCTGGCCAAGGGAAGCCAGCTGGCAGAGAGCCTCGCCAGCAAATTCAGCGTGG ATGACTGTATAAGTAAGAAGAATCAATCAGGACAGACGCTGCGGACCCTCAG TATCTTAAGAGAGATGCATAAGATGGGTAAAGTGACGAAAGTCCAAGAGACCAAGCAGGATGCCCAGCCTCAGACTCGGTCCCAGATCCGCTCCAGCAGCCTCGCTGAGACGGCCGTCCATGGCTCCAGCAGCAGCACCTCCGCTCTGCTTGCTAAGCAGGAAGTGCGCCCTGAGGTGGATGTGGCCA ATGTCAGCCCAGCCACTCCTGCTGATTCAGCTTCATTGCCCAGCAACCATTCAGAAGCCAGATGTGCCCAGCCCTTCTATCCTCCTCTGAGTGGCACCACACAGCCGAGCAGGACACCAGACTGTGGGCACCATGGTAGCAGCAGCTCATGGGACGAGATGAGGCCTCAGAAAATGAATGCATCAGGGAACCtatcctccttctcttctttgtaCCGGCCCAACTCCAAGCCCTCTG GGGCCGACCTGCTGGAGAAGAATCTTGTTGAGATCCACAACCTGCGCCAGCGCCTGGAGGAGTCTGTCTGCATCAATGACCGCCTGCGGGAGAGGCTAGAACATGTGCTCAGCAATGCTGACCAAGGAAAAAGTAGGAAAG GCACTGTGCAGTCAGCTCCGGATGTCTCCCTTGCAACTCCTCATTCATACACTCAGAGTCACTCTTCTGGCTCTGGTCAGAACATCTTGTGA